The proteins below come from a single Ailuropoda melanoleuca isolate Jingjing chromosome 1, ASM200744v2, whole genome shotgun sequence genomic window:
- the NT5C3A gene encoding cytosolic 5'-nucleotidase 3A isoform X3: protein MPEFQRSSVRIKNPARVEEIICGLIKGGAPKLQIITDFDMTLSRFSYEGKRCPTCHYVIDSSKLVTDECRKKLLQLKEKYYAIEIDPGLTMEEKYPYMVEWYTKSHGLLVEQALPKAKLKEIVAESDVMLKEGYENFFDKLQQYGIPVFIFSAGIGDILEEVIHQAGVYHPNITVVSNFMDFDDNGVLKGFKGELIHVFNKHDGALKNTEYFNRLKDNSNIILLGDSQGDTRMADGVANIEHILKIGYLNDRVDELLEKYMDFYDIVLVKDESLDVANSILQKIL from the exons atgccTGAATTCCAGAGAAGTTCAGTTCGAATCAAGAACCCTGCAAGAGTAGAAGAAATTATCTGTGGTCTTATTAAGGGAGGAGCTCCCAAACTTCAG ATAATAACAGACTTTGATATGACACTGAGTAGATTTTCCTATGAAgggaaaagatgcccaacatgtCATT ATGTCATTGACAGCAGTAAGCTGGTTACAGATGAATGTCGAAAAAAG ttactgcaactaaaggaaaaatattatgcCATTGAAATTGACCCTGGTCTTACCATGGAAGAGAAGTACCCCTATATGGTAGAATG GTATACTAAATCACATGGTTTGCTTGTTGAACAAGCTTTACCAAAAGCTAAACTTAAAGAAATTGTGGCAGAATCTGATGTTATGCTCAA GGAAGGGTATGAGAATTTCTTTGATAAGCTCCAACAATACGGTATCCCTGTGTTCATATTTTCGGCTGGTATTGGTGATATACTAGAGGAGGTAATCCACCAAGCTGGCGTTTATCACCCAAACATCACAGTAGTGTCCAACTTCATGGATTTTGATGACAAT ggaGTGCTGAAAGGATTTAAAGGCGAACTAATTCATGTATTTAACAAACATGATGGTGCCTTGAAGAACACAGAATATTTCAATCGACTAAAAGACAATAGCAACATCATTCTTCTGGGAGATTCCCAAGGGGACACAAGAATGGCAGATGGAGTGGCCAACATTGAACACATCCTGAAAATTGGATATCTAAATGATAGA GTAGATGAGCTTTTAGAAAAGTACATGGACTTTTACGACATTGTTCTGGTAAAAGACGAATCATTGGATGTAGCCAACTCTATCTTACAGAAGATTCTATAA
- the NT5C3A gene encoding cytosolic 5'-nucleotidase 3A isoform X2 gives MPNQDSAVHVKMMPEFQRSSVRIKNPARVEEIICGLIKGGAPKLQIITDFDMTLSRFSYEGKRCPTCHYVIDSSKLVTDECRKKLLQLKEKYYAIEIDPGLTMEEKYPYMVEWYTKSHGLLVEQALPKAKLKEIVAESDVMLKEGYENFFDKLQQYGIPVFIFSAGIGDILEEVIHQAGVYHPNITVVSNFMDFDDNGVLKGFKGELIHVFNKHDGALKNTEYFNRLKDNSNIILLGDSQGDTRMADGVANIEHILKIGYLNDRVDELLEKYMDFYDIVLVKDESLDVANSILQKIL, from the exons ATGCCTAATCAGGATTCTGCTGTACATGTGAAAATG atgccTGAATTCCAGAGAAGTTCAGTTCGAATCAAGAACCCTGCAAGAGTAGAAGAAATTATCTGTGGTCTTATTAAGGGAGGAGCTCCCAAACTTCAG ATAATAACAGACTTTGATATGACACTGAGTAGATTTTCCTATGAAgggaaaagatgcccaacatgtCATT ATGTCATTGACAGCAGTAAGCTGGTTACAGATGAATGTCGAAAAAAG ttactgcaactaaaggaaaaatattatgcCATTGAAATTGACCCTGGTCTTACCATGGAAGAGAAGTACCCCTATATGGTAGAATG GTATACTAAATCACATGGTTTGCTTGTTGAACAAGCTTTACCAAAAGCTAAACTTAAAGAAATTGTGGCAGAATCTGATGTTATGCTCAA GGAAGGGTATGAGAATTTCTTTGATAAGCTCCAACAATACGGTATCCCTGTGTTCATATTTTCGGCTGGTATTGGTGATATACTAGAGGAGGTAATCCACCAAGCTGGCGTTTATCACCCAAACATCACAGTAGTGTCCAACTTCATGGATTTTGATGACAAT ggaGTGCTGAAAGGATTTAAAGGCGAACTAATTCATGTATTTAACAAACATGATGGTGCCTTGAAGAACACAGAATATTTCAATCGACTAAAAGACAATAGCAACATCATTCTTCTGGGAGATTCCCAAGGGGACACAAGAATGGCAGATGGAGTGGCCAACATTGAACACATCCTGAAAATTGGATATCTAAATGATAGA GTAGATGAGCTTTTAGAAAAGTACATGGACTTTTACGACATTGTTCTGGTAAAAGACGAATCATTGGATGTAGCCAACTCTATCTTACAGAAGATTCTATAA